A window of Caldalkalibacillus uzonensis contains these coding sequences:
- a CDS encoding ABC transporter substrate-binding protein codes for MLQMGWKKWGLLAIVLSFVLVLAAACGTATDGEGNNGNGQEEHVPGQEETDQEEVSQGEGTFPATIVDGSGTEVTIEDEPQTLITMIPSITETVFALGLGDKVIAVDDYSNYPEEALEKEKVGAQEINVEKILSLLPDVIFVTTHHQDNYADVLDQLREAGITVVVVDTDATRFEDVYESIRLIARVTGTTEEAEALVSDLERRLEEIKAKAQEVDEPKKVWVEVSPRPDIYTPGTGTFMHEMLEAINAVNAAATAGVEGWAAITEEEIVQLEPEVIITTYGYYVDNPVEEVLSRDGWSQVPAVQHEQVFDVDNDTVTRPGPRIMDGVETLAKLIYPEIFTE; via the coding sequence ATGCTACAGATGGGATGGAAAAAGTGGGGGTTATTAGCAATTGTTCTCTCTTTTGTCCTGGTTTTAGCTGCAGCATGCGGAACAGCAACTGATGGGGAAGGGAACAACGGGAATGGCCAGGAAGAGCATGTGCCAGGTCAAGAAGAAACGGATCAGGAGGAAGTTTCACAAGGGGAAGGGACTTTTCCGGCTACCATTGTTGACGGTTCAGGGACTGAAGTGACGATTGAGGATGAACCGCAAACATTGATCACCATGATCCCCAGTATTACAGAGACGGTTTTTGCCCTTGGTTTGGGAGATAAAGTGATCGCCGTGGATGATTATTCCAATTATCCTGAGGAAGCACTGGAAAAAGAGAAAGTGGGAGCACAGGAGATTAATGTGGAGAAAATTTTAAGTCTCTTGCCTGATGTGATCTTTGTCACCACTCACCACCAGGACAATTATGCGGATGTGCTGGATCAATTGAGGGAGGCTGGCATTACTGTTGTGGTGGTAGATACTGATGCCACGAGGTTTGAAGATGTGTATGAGTCTATCCGTCTGATCGCTCGGGTCACCGGCACGACTGAAGAAGCAGAGGCCTTGGTGAGTGATCTAGAGCGCCGTCTGGAAGAGATTAAGGCGAAAGCACAGGAAGTAGACGAGCCAAAGAAAGTGTGGGTGGAAGTATCCCCCCGTCCTGATATTTACACACCAGGGACAGGAACTTTTATGCATGAAATGTTAGAAGCCATCAATGCCGTTAATGCAGCAGCAACTGCCGGTGTGGAAGGATGGGCAGCCATAACTGAGGAAGAAATTGTCCAGCTGGAACCTGAGGTGATCATTACCACTTACGGTTATTATGTTGACAATCCTGTTGAAGAAGTGCTAAGTCGTGACGGCTGGAGTCAAGTGCCTGCCGTGCAGCACGAGCAGGTGTTTGACGTGGATAACGATACCGTGACACGTCCTGGACCACGCATCATGGATGGAGTGGAGACCCTTGCCAAACTCATTTATCCCGAAATTTTTACTGAATAA
- the putP gene encoding sodium/proline symporter PutP, which yields MSATYLTFLAYLLGMLIIGIYMYRRTNTLSDYVLGGRKLNSWVAALSAQASDMSGWLLLGLPGAAYASGMGMWSIWIAIGLATGTMLNWQYVAQRLRRYTQIAGDSITLSEYFSNRFKDRSQLLRVISAVFILVYFLFYTASGLVAGGKLFEATFGIDYSTALLIGALVIVGYTFLGGFLAVSWTDFFQGTLMFIALIVAPVVAISYVGGIDALFSKIGAANPDLLDVAADVNFVDGVWESAGTLSVVGIISALAWGLGYFGQPHILARFMAIRSDRDIPAARLISVTWVVITLYGAIIVGFVGIAMFGGDQALADPETVFLVMVQTVFNPWVAGILLAAVLAAIMSTIDSQLLVSSSALTEDFYRTFFRREATDKELVWVGRIAVLVIALIALMLAWDSENTVLGLVAYAWAGFGAAFGPAVLFSLFWKRMTAGGAMAGIISGGLTVILWEAAEKFTLYSIVPGFIVASVMIVLVSLVEQKPAQEIQEEFEQATKPLNQHH from the coding sequence ATGAGTGCCACTTATCTCACATTTTTGGCTTATCTGCTTGGGATGTTGATTATTGGGATTTATATGTATCGTCGGACAAACACTTTATCTGATTATGTTCTTGGGGGAAGAAAGTTAAACAGCTGGGTGGCAGCCTTGTCCGCGCAGGCCAGTGATATGAGTGGCTGGTTACTGTTAGGATTGCCTGGAGCCGCTTATGCATCGGGGATGGGCATGTGGAGTATCTGGATCGCCATTGGTCTGGCGACAGGGACAATGTTAAACTGGCAGTATGTGGCCCAGCGGTTACGCCGTTATACACAGATTGCCGGGGATTCGATTACATTGTCTGAATATTTCTCAAACCGCTTTAAGGACAGAAGCCAGTTGTTGCGCGTTATTTCTGCTGTCTTTATTTTGGTCTATTTCCTCTTTTACACGGCTTCAGGCCTTGTAGCGGGCGGAAAACTGTTCGAGGCAACTTTTGGCATCGATTATTCAACGGCATTACTGATTGGTGCTTTGGTGATCGTAGGTTATACTTTCTTGGGAGGCTTTTTGGCCGTCAGCTGGACAGACTTTTTCCAAGGGACATTAATGTTTATTGCGCTGATTGTGGCGCCTGTTGTGGCCATCAGTTATGTTGGCGGTATTGATGCCCTGTTCAGCAAGATTGGCGCAGCCAATCCGGACCTGCTGGATGTGGCAGCTGATGTGAACTTTGTTGATGGTGTGTGGGAATCGGCTGGCACCTTAAGTGTTGTGGGGATTATATCTGCTTTAGCATGGGGATTGGGCTACTTTGGGCAACCCCATATCCTGGCCCGTTTTATGGCCATCCGCTCTGACAGGGATATTCCCGCTGCCCGTTTGATTTCTGTCACATGGGTGGTGATCACCTTATACGGTGCCATTATTGTTGGCTTTGTTGGCATTGCCATGTTTGGCGGGGATCAAGCACTGGCTGATCCTGAAACGGTTTTCCTGGTTATGGTGCAAACGGTGTTTAATCCGTGGGTCGCTGGTATTCTCCTGGCTGCTGTTTTGGCTGCCATTATGAGTACCATTGACTCCCAGCTCCTGGTTTCCTCCAGTGCGTTGACAGAAGACTTCTACCGGACTTTCTTCCGCAGAGAAGCAACCGACAAGGAACTGGTGTGGGTTGGACGTATTGCTGTTCTTGTCATTGCCCTTATTGCACTCATGTTGGCCTGGGATAGCGAGAATACAGTACTAGGCTTAGTTGCTTATGCCTGGGCTGGTTTTGGTGCCGCATTTGGTCCAGCTGTGCTGTTTTCTTTGTTCTGGAAGCGTATGACTGCAGGCGGTGCAATGGCTGGGATTATTTCAGGTGGCTTAACCGTGATTTTATGGGAGGCTGCAGAGAAGTTTACACTGTATAGTATTGTGCCGGGCTTTATCGTTGCCTCGGTCATGATTGTGCTGGTCAGCTTGGTGGAACAGAAACCTGCACAAGAGATTCAGGAGGAGTTTGAGCAAGCAACAAAACCTCTCAACCAACATCATTGA